Proteins encoded within one genomic window of Synechococcus sp. PCC 7335:
- a CDS encoding serine/threonine-protein kinase: MKELATQKLRHYALQQELSHKAGRRTFLARDLYTKTPAIVKILQFDRAFEWDALKLFRREADILQQLDHSAIPQYKDSFEAEIDGVHSFVLVQTYIPAPSLQKVVETGKLFSEAEVTAIAQQLLTTLSYLHQQLPPVIHRDLKPSNILISEPSPRAAAKTADVIERNVYLVDFGAVQVTASKSSGTVTVVGSYGYMPLEQFLGQTTPVSDLYSLGMTLLYLVTGMHPSELPQIDGRIQIDQVGRTVGLSNWFIRWLSQMSAPYSDQRFESAAIALLALNSKDDGSGCYFSHLRPDSSHLHIYRQKDELKIISKSSSRNPYLDSLGCLLLTPFLVSMVIPFTGTPAAIIIFSILNGSILLDAFQRHRQGANEYNVISISRASGICVGTARGHHHSQLSDIKPICVPSPFSSIKLLTYNPGYTFTHYYNKKKLTVSPSHIHLPPKLSIHAEKQEYSIEGKSLSKAEQLWIDKELDSFLGLPLQRIHPTGPGKVDQM, encoded by the coding sequence ATGAAGGAACTAGCCACCCAAAAGCTCCGTCACTATGCCCTTCAGCAAGAGCTGAGCCACAAAGCTGGTAGACGAACATTTTTAGCCAGAGATCTTTATACCAAAACGCCCGCCATCGTCAAAATTCTTCAGTTCGATAGAGCGTTTGAATGGGATGCGCTAAAGCTGTTTCGAAGGGAAGCTGACATTCTTCAACAGTTGGATCATTCCGCTATTCCTCAATACAAAGACAGCTTTGAAGCTGAAATCGATGGCGTGCATAGCTTTGTTCTCGTGCAAACCTATATTCCAGCGCCGTCACTGCAAAAGGTAGTCGAAACGGGCAAATTATTTTCCGAAGCGGAAGTCACTGCGATCGCCCAACAGCTCCTCACAACTCTGAGCTACTTGCATCAACAGCTACCCCCGGTTATCCACCGCGATCTTAAGCCTAGCAACATTCTTATTAGCGAACCTTCTCCTAGAGCTGCTGCTAAGACCGCAGATGTCATAGAAAGAAACGTCTATCTAGTTGATTTTGGCGCTGTACAGGTCACCGCTAGTAAAAGCAGCGGTACAGTCACCGTCGTCGGCAGCTATGGCTACATGCCATTAGAACAGTTTTTAGGACAAACTACGCCTGTGTCAGATCTCTACAGTCTAGGAATGACATTGCTTTATTTAGTAACTGGTATGCATCCGTCAGAACTACCCCAAATAGATGGCCGCATTCAGATTGACCAAGTAGGTAGAACGGTAGGTCTAAGCAATTGGTTTATTCGTTGGCTATCGCAGATGAGCGCACCTTATTCGGATCAGCGCTTTGAGTCGGCTGCGATCGCCCTTTTAGCACTCAACTCCAAAGACGATGGGTCTGGCTGCTATTTTTCCCATCTGCGACCTGACTCGTCTCATCTGCATATCTACCGCCAAAAAGACGAACTCAAGATTATCTCTAAATCATCGTCTCGAAACCCATACCTTGATTCATTAGGTTGCCTTCTCCTTACGCCTTTCTTGGTTTCAATGGTAATTCCTTTCACAGGGACGCCTGCAGCGATCATTATTTTCTCTATCTTGAACGGAAGTATTCTGTTAGACGCTTTCCAGAGGCACCGGCAGGGCGCAAATGAATACAACGTGATATCTATCAGCCGCGCTTCAGGCATTTGTGTAGGAACGGCAAGAGGACATCACCACAGTCAATTGTCTGATATTAAGCCAATATGCGTACCTTCTCCATTTAGCAGCATCAAGCTTTTAACTTATAACCCTGGCTATACCTTCACCCACTACTACAACAAGAAAAAGCTTACTGTCTCACCTAGTCACATTCATCTACCGCCCAAACTATCAATTCATGCAGAGAAGCAAGAATACTCTATCGAAGGCAAATCTCTTTCTAAAGCAGAACAGCTATGGATTGACAAAGAACTAGACAGTTTTTTAGGGCTGCCTTTGCAAAGAATTCACCCTACTGGCCCAGGGAAAGTAGACCAGATGTAG
- a CDS encoding serine/threonine-protein kinase, with translation MKTVIQKIEQYSLQKELSTEERRKAGRQTFLARDTNTQEPVVVKIIRLDQAIHTADQWVELKLFERESNILQTLDHLALPKYKDAFETDVEGIRSFVLVQSYLEADSLEALLQSGRRFSESEVLDIAKQLLTTLHYLHMQVPPVVHRDIKPSNILIGSSKEIRSSKDSADDHVGDVYLIDLGSIHTELTKESDTITIVGSYGYIPLEQFAGQAVPASDLYSLGMTLIYLVTGTHPADMAHINGKVQLPSHSVQPAFTRWLEKMTHPSLNQRIESAEQALAMLEAKEHNQGHYQHLKPEGTEIVVERTRDRLRISIDKPKSRLPRQAGNGVFALTYIVALFYFPVLLFNILPLTFALKIGIVVVSYVPVLRFIVMPLSLVLRAGVESSLSCYFRSRPNSNQQQTIVEIDRKQGIRTGTQRKDRTAVEWDQRTSRYEALDLLAYNPGYKFNSYKEGDNTVTQSKGGVPPELSVHAGTLSYPIGHSRLSAAEFWWLGQELSDFLDLELQTIYPMPIVTVAATSTGGCGC, from the coding sequence ATGAAAACTGTCATTCAAAAGATAGAACAATATAGTCTACAAAAAGAGCTAAGTACGGAAGAAAGACGAAAGGCCGGTAGACAGACTTTCTTAGCAAGAGATACCAATACGCAAGAACCTGTTGTCGTCAAAATCATTCGGTTAGATCAAGCTATTCACACCGCCGATCAATGGGTAGAACTCAAGCTTTTTGAACGAGAAAGCAACATTCTGCAAACGTTAGATCATCTAGCGCTACCAAAGTACAAAGACGCTTTTGAAACAGACGTTGAGGGCATTCGTAGCTTTGTGCTGGTGCAAAGCTATCTCGAAGCAGATTCTTTAGAAGCGCTTCTCCAATCAGGCAGACGATTTTCAGAAAGCGAAGTATTAGACATTGCTAAGCAACTGCTCACCACTTTGCACTATCTCCATATGCAAGTACCGCCAGTCGTCCATCGCGACATCAAACCCAGCAATATCTTGATCGGTTCATCTAAAGAGATTAGATCATCCAAGGATAGTGCTGACGATCACGTTGGTGATGTTTATTTAATTGACCTTGGCTCAATCCATACAGAGCTGACAAAAGAGAGTGACACCATTACCATTGTGGGCAGCTACGGCTATATCCCATTAGAACAATTCGCTGGACAGGCTGTTCCTGCTTCTGATCTATACAGCTTAGGGATGACTCTGATCTATCTGGTCACAGGTACTCATCCTGCTGATATGGCTCATATCAACGGCAAAGTTCAGCTGCCTTCTCACTCTGTTCAACCTGCCTTCACTCGATGGTTAGAGAAAATGACTCATCCCAGCCTCAACCAGAGAATAGAGTCTGCCGAGCAAGCTCTGGCTATGCTGGAGGCAAAAGAACATAATCAGGGGCACTATCAGCATCTGAAGCCTGAAGGAACAGAAATAGTTGTAGAGAGAACGCGCGATCGCTTACGAATTTCAATAGACAAACCCAAAAGTCGCTTACCCAGGCAGGCAGGAAATGGTGTTTTTGCCTTAACCTATATAGTTGCACTTTTCTATTTCCCCGTCCTACTCTTTAACATTCTGCCTCTGACTTTTGCTCTAAAGATAGGCATAGTTGTAGTCTCCTATGTTCCAGTCCTCCGTTTTATTGTTATGCCTCTATCTCTTGTCCTGAGGGCAGGCGTTGAGTCATCTTTAAGCTGTTACTTTAGAAGCCGACCAAACTCGAACCAGCAACAAACGATAGTTGAGATCGATCGCAAGCAAGGCATTCGTACAGGCACTCAAAGAAAAGACCGAACAGCCGTGGAGTGGGACCAGCGAACTTCTCGCTACGAGGCCCTCGACCTGTTGGCATACAACCCTGGCTATAAGTTCAACAGCTACAAAGAAGGAGATAACACTGTTACGCAGAGCAAAGGGGGCGTCCCACCTGAACTATCCGTTCACGCAGGTACACTCTCATATCCTATTGGTCACAGTCGTCTGTCCGCTGCCGAATTTTGGTGGCTTGGTCAAGAGCTCAGCGACTTCCTAGATCTAGAGCTACAAACCATCTATCCCATGCCCATCGTCACCGTTGCCGCCACCAGCACAGGCGGGTGCGGCTGCTAA
- a CDS encoding CHAT domain-containing protein produces the protein MARQDALGLWVAVDSLRLQRDRFAIWVLRSPHPSGHVHYDCDWSPQLADAWQSWQSVFSLRNLPQVPHIPSAYIPQFLNEGDLSTANSVAPVTNQPASYSSRYMQHLGMNLWQWLFSGPVKSSLERAQGIAIGQDLPLRLRLEIRDPELISLPWEIMQRQAGSRALSLKRKILFSRTSSDVDSLEARPLDRALRILLVLGKDSPNDAEERSTAGQLKLDQEAALLKKILEKNSHLNLRPTARRRVDMLVQPSAVELSNALETGSYNVFFYSGHGMPGPDGGLLFLSDTTLSGTELSQVLLRAKVRLAVFNTCWGAQPEESQARSLPRSSLAEVLLHHGLPAVIAMRDSIADEEAVSFIQALAQALAERMAVDEAVAIARQHLLTLYHFNQPAWTLPVLYMHPDFDGKLLLSEQTTQINQHTAFRLPARQAMLRDADDPKKVWPIYSDVMRIGRKPGLNDLVISDPWVSSSHAEIFHRRQQASDGLAMAYFLRDNSRYGTFYRRDGSWQEVHRQEVALRPGTQIRFGSQSDGQLLEFVIES, from the coding sequence ATGGCACGTCAGGATGCTTTAGGCCTGTGGGTCGCAGTAGATAGTCTACGGTTACAGCGCGATCGCTTTGCTATTTGGGTGCTGCGATCGCCCCACCCTAGCGGTCATGTTCACTACGACTGTGACTGGAGCCCGCAGCTAGCCGATGCCTGGCAGAGCTGGCAATCCGTTTTTTCACTACGGAATCTACCTCAGGTGCCGCATATTCCTTCGGCCTATATTCCTCAGTTCTTGAACGAAGGCGATCTATCGACCGCAAACTCGGTTGCTCCTGTCACGAATCAACCGGCCAGCTACAGCAGTCGCTACATGCAACATCTAGGCATGAATCTTTGGCAGTGGTTGTTTTCAGGGCCTGTCAAAAGTAGCCTAGAACGGGCGCAAGGGATTGCGATTGGTCAAGATTTACCGCTGCGATTGCGCCTAGAGATTCGCGATCCAGAATTGATATCGCTGCCCTGGGAAATTATGCAGAGGCAAGCGGGTAGCCGGGCCCTCTCACTGAAGCGCAAGATTCTATTTAGCCGGACTAGCAGCGATGTTGATTCGTTAGAAGCAAGACCGTTGGATCGAGCGCTAAGGATTTTGTTGGTCTTAGGAAAAGACAGTCCAAACGACGCTGAAGAAAGATCCACAGCTGGCCAGCTCAAGCTAGATCAAGAAGCAGCGCTGCTAAAAAAGATTCTAGAGAAAAACAGTCATTTGAATCTGCGTCCGACAGCTCGGCGGCGGGTGGATATGTTAGTGCAGCCCAGCGCCGTCGAACTATCGAATGCGCTAGAAACAGGTAGCTACAACGTCTTTTTCTATTCGGGGCATGGGATGCCAGGACCAGATGGGGGTCTACTGTTTTTATCGGATACGACCTTAAGTGGTACTGAGCTATCGCAAGTGTTGCTAAGGGCGAAGGTGCGGCTAGCCGTATTCAATACCTGTTGGGGAGCACAACCAGAAGAAAGCCAGGCGCGATCGCTGCCTCGGAGCAGTTTAGCTGAGGTCTTATTGCATCACGGGCTGCCAGCTGTAATTGCCATGCGGGATTCGATTGCTGATGAAGAGGCTGTTAGCTTTATTCAGGCATTAGCTCAGGCATTAGCAGAGCGGATGGCGGTGGATGAGGCAGTTGCGATCGCTCGCCAGCACCTGCTTACCCTCTATCATTTCAATCAGCCAGCCTGGACATTACCTGTCCTCTACATGCACCCTGACTTTGACGGCAAGCTGTTACTCTCCGAACAAACCACCCAGATCAATCAGCACACCGCTTTTCGGCTACCCGCTCGGCAGGCCATGCTCAGAGATGCCGATGATCCTAAGAAAGTCTGGCCAATCTACAGTGACGTTATGCGCATCGGCCGTAAGCCAGGACTAAACGATCTAGTTATTTCTGATCCATGGGTATCTAGTAGCCATGCTGAGATTTTTCATCGTCGGCAGCAGGCTAGTGACGGTTTGGCGATGGCTTACTTCCTTCGAGACAACTCTCGCTACGGTACATTTTATCGACGAGACGGCAGCTGGCAAGAAGTTCATCGCCAGGAAGTTGCTCTACGTCCTGGCACTCAAATTCGATTTGGCAGTCAGTCTGACGGTCAACTTCTAGAATTTGTCATCGAGTCTTAG